Genomic segment of Chelmon rostratus isolate fCheRos1 chromosome 2, fCheRos1.pri, whole genome shotgun sequence:
TAGTGCATTGCTAAAGAAATAAACTGCAAGAAGTGGTGATGCCCTCACTCACTAAAATCTTTTCAGATCCCAGCCTTTAATCATCAGTGTGAATATTCAAAGATTCTTTATGCATTCGTGTGAATGATGAACACCAACCATTTATCTTTCTTGTTAAACAGGTAAACTCAGTCATTTTTGTCTGATTATATGCTCAGGCGTTTAAGGAACATTAGGTTAGATATTGCTAATGATTGCATTgagcattcattttaaaacatccTATTCAAGGTAGGGGCAACTTTTTTTCACAGAGGTATGGACTGAACACATTCGATGCAAGTTGAAATCCAGGTAATTTGTTAACAGCTGGGCTTAAAAGTCAGATGCTCATACTGACATCACACTTGTGTCAACCTATCAGATATTAATTAACCTAATTAGTATTCTAATATCCCTGCATTTTGATGTGGGTTAGATTTAGCAGATAAGAAACCAATACTGGATGTATGCATAGAAAACTGACTTGGTTTAATATGAACGTTTAATATGTAAAATACTTACAATGTTGTAACATAGCTTAATTATTGTGTATAGGTAAACACAAGTAAAGTAAACAGGAATTAAATTATCAACACCTGCTTGTGAGATGTAATTGCCCCATCATCAAAAAGTCTGCAGCAGTTTAACTTACCTGTGGGTGACCTGCAATTGACTCTAATAAGCAGCCATGGCAGTGGTACAGTGGCTCATTAGCTAGCACTGTTGCCTCACAGCAACATCCTGGGTTGGATTTTATCCAGATGTTCCAGCTTCTTGCTTCAGAACAAACACTTGCAGGACAGGCGAGCTCAAGGCTCCAAATCACCTTTTGGTTTGAATGTGACTCCATGGTTTCTGCCAATCTGTGCATGTTGATTCATTATTTCCAGGGTAGTCCTAGTGTTGATTAGTTTAACATTTTCAGGATTGTCACGAACACAACAATTCGTGCTCCATCagttttttatagttttatagTATGTCAGTCATGGAGTAATCAGAAAAAacctcatcttcctccactGTATTGTTGAAAATCCACCCTATATGGTGGTATTCTgacttcttatttatttatttatacttaTTCTTGCTTGAAAACTGCTTTTTGACATGGTCAATGAGGCCAAGgaactgcagcagaaacagatttaaaacagcttttaaacagCCTGTTTTAGTATAAGCTTATGCAAAtgtgtgatgaaatgatgaatccCTTTGCATGATGACAATTCCATATTATCCCTGTCTGTATAGCTACACCGGCCTATAGGTCCCTATTTCCCTTATATTTGCACAAGGCAGACTTATATCTGTGACCTTTCAACAGATTTAATCATTGATTATCACAGAAACAGGCTTACATGCGTATAGGTTTTTATGTTCAGGAGCTCTATACTGCCTTAGGCTATGCTGCTGCCAGTAGGCTCCTTGACCACCCGTGAACCTCATGACAGGGATTAAACCAATTATTCTTTAAACTGCTTTGCATTATGGCATGAAAAGGGGCACTCAGCATGGATCAGGTAGCCTGTGTAAAAAGCCTTTATACTGGGCACTCAAAACAAAACTACGGCAAATCTTTGGGAGCATCTGCAGATCATAATGTGCTATGCGTGCATGTTGTCATGCGGAAGCAGGGTGTTATGAGACAGAGAGCTACAATATATTAGGCAGTTTATTTCAAATTTGAAATGAGTTCAAGAATTTGTGTTGCCGTGTGAATACTGACAATGAACACGCATAAACACACCTGGGTGGCAAGCAGTgaaaatttagatttttgtgaaaaaaaaaaaagaaacagaaaattagTTTCAAAGGATTATCTGAAGTTTCCCTCCAACTTCGCTCCTCGTGGCTATCTGGCCCTGTGGACAGAGTGTGTTGGCAGTGAGAAaaagccagctgctgctgtttaaccctcccattaaaacacagcacacacgcAAGAGATgtgggagtgtgtttgtgcgtgggagaaagagagatttacagacaacacaacaaccaCCATCAGGTCTTTTGAGATGACCTTTTACTCTCATTTACTGATGGGGAAAATAGCAGTTTTGATGGAAAATTACTTTGGTGCATCCTGAAGCAGTTTCCCCCGATTTCCAAactatttttagctttttctaAAGCTTGAACACGGTAGCTGCTATACACGTGTAACAGCATCCTGTTGTATCCATTTTTCCCCCACCTGGTATTTAAAGACCTTGAAACAGCAGCTCTTCCAGTTAATGATTGGCCACTGTGGGGAAAGTGTGCACTTACACTGTTGACTCTTATCGCTGCTGACCACAAAGCCACTGGAGCAGTATCTCTGAGGCTGACATTAATGGAGAGGACAGTGCGTCGTTTAAAGAGACAGGTCAATTTCTTCTTAGTCTGCTGTGGAAGAGATAGCAGGCACGCAGAGACTCTGTTCACACATATGGGTCTTTAATTGAGAGCAGATTGTGCAGTGTGCTCCTGTGGGGTTGCAGGTTACATGTACTGGCTTCAggaacagaaaattaaatggAAATTCTGAATTATGAAATGAATAAAGATGAGTGGAATATGtgctttctcttcatcttttcccTTCGTCTCCAGTCCTGATGTAATATGCCTAATATTTGAGCAGAGACCTTCTTCAAAAGGAAGTGTAACACTATAAACAGCAGTTCTTCATGTTGGAGTGAAATCTACATCCGTACTTCAGTGGGTTCGGCCAGCAGAACCCTCCTTCTGCGCTGATTCAACATTTGTGCTCGTCTCTCTTCTGCATATCTTCAGCATCACATTGCCTTCCCAAGGAGACCAGCCTCTGTACAGGCACATCCGCGGCCAGGGCCGAGTCCCACCAGCTGTACTCAGGTGACAGCACACAGGTCGGCCTGTGGTTGATCAAGTAGCGGTTCAGGTAGCTCTCCTCGAGGCCCCTGGCCATTACCCCATTAGCCTGATCCTGCAGAATGAGCAGGGAGCAGGCTCGAGCCAGTCTGTACATCTCAGAAACCAAGCCTCCATATAACTCAGAGGTGTAGTAGTAGTCTCCTTCGTCCTCCTGCACGCAAGCTGATGAGACTTCTTCGACTTCATAAGGAAATGCATTTCGTGGCATCCCATAGAGCTCTGGATGCAACGTGGCCACCAAGTGTCCTAGGATCTCCTCTCCCACAGGGGCCACAAACTCCTGATCGATGTCAGCACAGAAGATGTATTCCACCTCGCCGCTGATTGGGCTCCTGATGGCATCAGCAAGCAGGGTCATCCGGCGGAGGGCCAACCTGTCCCATCCGGGCAGCTCAGCAACGGGGACCACCTTCAGCTGTCGATCAGGCCCCAACTCCATGGGGGGATCCAGAGAACGGGGATTGTCTGTGAGAATGTAATAGGTGACCATCTGACCGGGGAGAAAGTGGGTTTCAGCAGACGAGAGGAAACGCCGGATGAACTTGGCGTACGTTCCCACCACGAGGGTCAGCAGACCTGTGCGGATTTCCCTTTGTGCAAATTTAGCCCTACGCCAAGCTGAGTTGCGGGAGTCACCCCACACTAAAGGAGCACCCCACGGTGTCTCCGGAGGAGTTTTTGGCACCGCTGCTTTGACAATCGTCATGTCTGTCATTACTCTTCCCCTGTCCATTCCCAAGGCCTGAAAGATAGGATGAGGTGACCCCACACCGACAGCGCCTTGACGTCCATGGAGGAAGTCTGAGGGGGCGAAACAcggtttttgttttaatataaaTGGTAAACAGTGACACTTGTTGTGAAGTACGCACATACACTTTtgcagagctggagaaaagTCCTCCATTTCAATCCCATTGATCACAACGGACCTTACTTGCTCTAATCTACTTTTTAACTTTCACTTTCTGCGTCTGGAACATTTAGAGGAGATATTTTATGTCTAACAATCTCTCACAATCAAGACAAAATCCACGAGGTTGGCTGTGCCACAAGCAAATCTTTCAAAGTGCAGTTAGTTTCCTGGCACAAGGGTAGTCGTACAAGTAGAGCAGAACACGTTCTTCTGTACACTTACAAATGATAAGAGACAGGAGAAAGCAGTACAGGACAAGCTGTATTCTGGTCACTCTGATCGCTCCTGTTTGaagacacacagatgtacacacagTTTAATAAATGAAACCTGTACAAGTTGCGATACTTTACCTACAAATGTTCCTTTGGATCCCTGACAGGTAAGAAGACCTAGGCTCGGAGGAATGAAAAGAATGTGCTGCTAAAGAAATACCTCCTTTGGAAGTGTAGCAACCTGTGATTGCACAAAAAATGTAATCTCTAAAGCAAATGCAACACTCATATGCTGCACACTATAGCTTATGTAATGTCTATAGGCTCAATACACGTAATGCATAACTTACTTGATATTTATATTGGCCACATGGTGTGTATGATGCATTAAAATGTATGAGGCAGTCGCCTGTGCAATGTTAACACAAGACATAATTTTACCTTTAAGATCTGAAAGGATGCTGGTTAGCTATTGACATAAAAGAGATAATCACAGTGCATAAATCCTGTTCTGATTTTGAGGAAGTTTGGTAAAGAGACAAGATAACAAACAAGAGATAATATATCAAGCGAACAAGCAGTCATAACTGGGATATACAACACTGTAAACTGTGCACCTAATTCTGAGCAAAGAGAAATATAGGAGAAGACGATAGAGATAAGATCCCTGAGAAGAGGTTGGTATTGAACCAGAAGTTACACATGATTGCATGAAATACAACCTAAGTAGAAGCACATGTGAGTGAAGGTTTCCTCTGATGTGCATGCTCTCTCACTAGTCGTGACGTTCGGGACAAATGCACATAAGTTCTTAAATTAATTAAGGACTTATTTTGCCTTCCTGGGCGTATTCATCAGGATCAGATTGCTTATAGAAAACCTCTGAGACAAGCTTTGCACCTCCAAAGACTGAGAAAGCGTTGGTGTTTGCACGTCAGCCTGTCTGGCTCAACCCAGATCTCCTTGCCTTTCAAGCAGCTGAGCTTTAATCAGGCATGTGCGACGGTCACCAAATCAATGACAAGTGAGGGGAAAACAACCAGATATGACACGAGCAGGAGAGGTGGAGCAGTGGCTGAGGTTGTACTGACCTGCGGGCGTCTTGCAGAACGGGAACAGCGCCATACTGTGACCTGCTGGTggataaacacacaaacctttGTCTGAGGCCACTGTTTTTgctacaaaaatataaaaaaaatctgcctctCGCACCCTGTTTCTCGTCTGctcactctgtctcttcctgGAAATGTGCTGTTTAACTCACTGTTTTCCACCACAGATTATTTTCTTaccttttcccctctttctgtCCCTTCTTCTTGCCTGTATAATATTTTCCACTCCCTTTTCTTCACATATCTTCTTTCTCGCCCCCCCTCACTTTCCCCCTCAGGCTTTTGCAGAATTCAGTTTGGAGAAAAACCAAAGCAGCCAGATGTGTGGGGAATCTGAGCAAATGGGAGGAGCTGAGGAGTGGAGGATAAGAGGCACAGGAAGAGAATAATTAAGTGCTAAAATGATAtctgaagtgaagagaaaagtgCATTTTAACATTCTTTCCTCCTGCTCATGTTGGAAGCATGACAATAAACATTAGACCATGGGTAGTCTCTTGGGAGATTCATTCTCCTTAAAGAAAAAGGCAGATTACACATCTCAAGTGCTTCATGAtcctctgtggaggagagtTAGAAGGAAGTAAACAGACATAATACTGTGTTATAAACCAGGCTTCAGGTCACGTCAACAGGGTGTTGTAATCTTTCAGTCCACAAGGTGGCGGCACTCAATTGGGAATACAGTGGCACAAGTAATTGTGTATCAACAGTGCACATAAAGAGATGTCTCTGATATGATGTGTCATATCTAGTATTAACATTATTATCAGAATTTAAAGACAATGTTAGTGTCAAAGATGTGTCTTTCTGATGACATTTCTGAAGTGCGATCGTGAGTGTTGGGTTTCATTTTTGAACTCCTTTGTCTCattaatattgatttttttcctgcttgGGCCTGACTGATGATTTTAAGCTATTATTTCTACATAATGCacagaatataaaaaaacatgacaccTGACAGGCTACGTGCACATATAGGCCTATAGTCGtgatctgtgaggctgtgctttgagctacacGCTAACGCCAGCACGTCACAATGACAGATGTgggcatgctgatgtttggcagGTATGTTTACTATGTTCGGCATTTTAGtttagtatgttagcatgctaacatttgctttttaGCCCTAAACACACAGTGGGCTACAGATGTTCTACCACACAGTTTATCTACCACAGACTGTGACCGCAGCCACAGCTGATGTCAACTCCCAGACTGAATGCATGCTGCCAGAGACTCAAACAGACTCAACAGGTCACTTTGCAGTTTATTACGAtaaatatcattattttttttgtacatcCATACAGAAATTGCAACATAATATTGGTTTGTGTAAACAACGTTGGACTGAAGCATCAgtcacaaagaaaaacatgaagaaaacagcACGGGCTACACTAAAGAATGGTTAAATTACAGGGTGCACGTGAAGCGTTGTCCCAAACATCTTCTTTCTCCTGTCACCTTGTTGGCAGAGAAGCGGGGCAGGCAGTTCCAAGCTGGAGGATAGAGACTCTGCATACAGGATTCATAACTATTTATGTCATAAACACTTATACTAGCGTCTATAAATTGAGCTACACCAAGTGGAGATGAGTATGCACATTTATTACAGCATATATTAAGGCGTTCAAGATGAATGTGCATGAATTTTGCGCTGCAGAGCCCCTATTCTACAGAGTTTCTGGTCAGCTTCTGAAGTGTGATAGGTCCATTAATACCAAATAAATAATACCAGAGAAGTAATATCAATGCAATAATCTGTCCAGGATTCAAGGAACTGTTTGTCGTTGACATATTGCAGGTGATGAACAAACAACATGTTAGCCATTTGCACATTCGCTAAAATACACAGAAGCTTTTTGACAGCAAAGATTTTGGCAGTGTTCATTTGTAGTTATGATGACTACACTGACTTTGCAGTTATTGAGTGAAGTACGccacaaaaaaataaactgttcaaGGGTTtgatactgtatatattatttCCATAAACTATGAGGATCCttagaaaaatatttcatttaatgcaGCATTGTACTTatacaaaattaaacaaattgcacaagaagattttttttttttactttgaatgCGTTGCTACTCCCCAGTGCTCCATCTGTCATTCATTATTATGTTGTCTCTTTTTTAATAGTGTATTGGTACAACTGTATTGTCTCATCTGCATACTTTTATAGTATATAATCTTTCACATATTATACATTTCTCTTAATACTTAGAAGAGTCCAGAATATGATTCTGTTCCTCCTTTGAGCTTCATCGACACCCTGAGAATAAATCTTTGTCAACAaagttcaaacattttaaattgctggtcaatttccttttttttttcatttggaatTTATGCTGACTCTAATTTAATGACCTTATGTCACATTTTTAAGGATCAATTTGTACTCTGAAGTGAATAGAGTGAGGTTGTGTCCCTTAATAGTGAAACATAttggaaaaaaatatgtagggcattatgaaaaatacaaatagaAACAGGGTTTTTGAAGGTTTTTAGCTGTCAAGTGTTTTTAAAACCATATTACAATCATAGTCTTTATATCATATATAGATACTAATACAAAACTTATATTCTAAAGGTGGCATGCTTGAGCAGGCagtgaagagaagagagacaagGCCTTCCCCTCCTTTCTTATGATTTAAACGCTTTCACGACATGGAGATACAGTTTGTAACAGAGAGGCTCGAAAAAAATCCATGTTTCGAATCCCGTGTGGACTGAAAATTTTACATGACTgaatggaggaaataattaaTGAACAGTGATTGGCAAATGGAGGTAAGGAAATCagatttgcagcatttttttgggggggggttaaaACAGAGTGGaagagttttcttttctgtattaGTTCtacacttcctctcctccactcctcctaATGCCCGATCCATCCCTCTGCTTTGTCTCTTCTCTACACCTTGTTCCTCTGCTCCCCAACCAACACACAGCCATGCTTCCCCTTCATCTTAtatctttcttcctctctacTCTAATTTATTCTCATCttcccttctgtctcctctcctctcctctcctctcctctcctctcctctcctctcctctcctctcctccaggccTTCACTTGCTTTCATCATCTATCATCTCAAAGAGGGCCTGCAGCAGTCGGTCATCTCGGTGCCTGTATGGCTTGGTGCTGTAGAAGCCATCAGTGTAGTCACTGTAGACACTGTTCTCGGGGCCCCGGTACTTGTTGATCATGTCCAGAGCCTGGTACAGCGTCTTAGGTGGGAGTCTTGTTGCAGGGGGAGGGAAGCTCTGGCTTGACTGGTGCTTCCTCCAGGCGGAGGAGGCCCTGGCTATGGACTGTGGCTGCTGCAAGACAGGGGTCTGCCTGTTGAAGGCCGTCTGAAGCAGACGCAGCAGGGCCAGGGAGGGGGAGTAGGGTGGATTTGAGGGCTTTTTGGGCTCCTTCTCTGGGTTGGAAGGAATGGAGGCTGGAGCAGTCTCAGTCTTTGGAGGTGGAATGGCCTGTGTGGGCTCCTGTGtcatcagacagacaaagagaagacaTGTTATGGGTGTGTGATGTGAGCTGATCCACAGTGTGCATCTAAAAATATACAAGACAACTGTTCTTCCgatatgttattattattctgatACTATTTTGTGCATTTGGGTTTCACGAGAAGTGATGTATAATGTGGCTTTACAGTTTTATAGTATGTGTTAAAAGATACCACATTAAATCAAATTCCTTTAATGAATGTAACTCATCAGTTTTCAGCATACATTCACGTAAATATACTTCTATGCTTGTAGGTAGAGCTCTAGAGCCACTTCTCTCAGTCTGGAGTCACAGCGCTATCTGTTGATAGGCTATTATGTTACGAATAATAGCCTATCAGCACTAAATGCCACAATGCTGCAGAACACATTTGCAGACTGGAGAGAGACTGAGCCAGCTGAGCTGTGTTTCGAAAGGTAAGGCAGCAGATATGGATGAAGTAACAATAGACATCACAGTCATGTGATCTATCGAATGTTGATTTAGAATTTGCACATTATGAATGAAGCGTCCAAGCTTCAGACTATTTGGTACAGCCTAAAAGTCAACGCTTTGACCTCATAgccattgtttcatttcaaatatccAGGAGAGCGCATAACAACATccagaaaaaatacacaatatttCACTGTGCAAATACTAACACTGATCTGTAATATAATTATTTCCATTAGTATATATCACATTTGATCAGTCATTGATGATTACATATGATTTTTGTCACACATCTCTCTGTGACCCAGTTTGCATGTGTAGGAGCGGCTCTGGGTGGTCATATTACTCATATTAGAGATCAGACCCAAACACACCTTTCTGCATTGATTATGTCTGCAGATTATACCTGAGTCGTTTTTATTATGTGCGATGGGAGTCATATGAGTCCCGCCTGTGGTGTCTCCTGGTCATGTGTGGTCAGACGTATGCTTTGTAACCACAcccatcagtgatgtcacagagtgCTGAGTGCACCACAATGGGGGTCggcaaaaacaatattttatcGTGACATTTTTAGGTTTGCTGGTCCATGATGAGATATcttcacatctgtttttttgtgcattttatacaTACACTCTCGTATAAATGCCTTCAAAACTAATGGCATTTCCATCAGActctgctgtactttgtgttttgcgCTAATCGGCAAATGTTAGCTGAGCTAATAGCTTAGCTAATTATAGCTGAAACCCACAAATGTGTTAACATGACACAACATTTACCTACTCCCCCCCAGTACCTTTCCTCTGCATCTAAacctgctttttattttgtcattaagCTGTCGCTTTAAATTCTGTGGCGTTGCGCTCACCTCCATCATGTCATCCATATGCTCCACACCCCGGCGGTCATTCTGCACAGCGTTGTAGGGAATGTACACCCTGGGTTTCTTCATGTGCTCTGGTTTCTCTGACGTTCCATGAAGAATCAGCTTCCAGCTCAAAATCCGACCTTCGTTCTCCATACGGCCCGACTGTGAGGAGAAATGACACTGGTTAAGTCTCAGGAAGAACATATCACCTATGAGGTGTTTAAGCTTACAGTTGTTTATTGCATACTTATCTTCCTGCATCAAGTGTTTCTAACTACTTTTTGTGCGTTGAATTCTTGCTTTAAAGACAtgtagaaatgtgaaaaaaaactcaaaaattcaaaattcaagCTGAGAAAGGGTGCTCGGTCACCAAATATGTGTACAACTCACTGTATCTGTGATCTTTAAGGTCCATGTACCAGCAGGATCTTCTCCCCATGTATGGACAGACATGAAGTCCCAGTTTCTGAAGCCATTAGAGGacgtgtctctctctcgctcagcCAGCAGCACTGTGCTGGTACCTGAGGGAGAATCCAAAGAGATAGATCAGTTGAGACCTTTGTCATTTCACTcaaacatgtgtgtttgtgtgtgttcgtgcacaTCTCTGACCGGCGGGGGAGGTGAGTGTTATGTGCAGGTCCCCTCTCCTGGTGTATTCGATGCTGGCCTCCACCTGAACATGCTCCAGTGAGCGGACTGCGTTGTCCTGCCCTGCACAGGCTTTGGTTGGAATCTCTATGGTGATCTCCCCTGCTGCTTTCAGCTCCCTGTGGGATGCATTAAAATAGcagcaaatgagacacacaaacatcgCTCCCTGTAGTTCCCTGACATGTTGTCATTATCATACGTAGGtccaggaaacagcaaaacaacaaaaaacatataaCTGCTGCACCAACTGCAAACATTGTATATCGCTGAGTTCAGTTCAGTGACAATCCCAAATCTGGGAATTTTTTTAACACATCACAAGCAAACGCAAGATGCATAGACAGATTTTGATGCCTTTGGTCATTCATTCGTAAAAACAGTTAATCCCCATCTCTCCCAGACATGAATGAAAGGATTTCCGTGTTCAAGCTGGCACAAAGCTGGAGGGGCTTGTAGACCACTAAGCACTGACAGAAATGTAGAGCCAAATCCTCAGGATTAGACAGCAACGGAGCAAGTTAATGGGGAAACTGGGTGCCGGCGCTATCAAGTCTCACAATTCAAAGCAAATTTCTGACACTTAAAGGAACACAGAGCTCAGCTGGTCTCACAGTCGCTGCTGTCCGCTGGAGGAACAATGTGTCATCAAAAAGATGTTTCAGAACAAAGAATAACAGCGGAGCTTTAGCCCTCCAGTTTCATGGGTCATTAATCCACAAAGGaattcaaacaaaacatctgatgAGACAGCAGAGGGATGCACTTAGCATCTTTGGATTTAGATATCTAATCCCATTGTTTAACTACTCAGTACTCAGCTGTTatcttttaaacttttttttaaattctttttgatttatttcaataGCGCAGCCCTCCCTGGATTAAGACTACTCATGTCTCCACTCGAAAAGCAACACATGCATCTTGAAtaatgcacatacagtaatttGATCTGTTTGTTGTGTGGGGCCCaaaatgtctgcacaaaatgaaatgaaactctctccctctatctctaAATTAcgattaaaatgtcaaaatgtgaaaatgttgtgCGGACTGAACTGTCAATTGTAAAAGTTTTATAGTGGTTCAAAAATCAACCATGTTTATGTAAACTGGTTACAACCTCATAGTGAGACAACACACTGTGTTGCTGGGTctattattaaaaacacagtggGCTGGACCACACATACAGATAGCATCCTCAACAATAATCAAAAGTTGAGAGCAGCTGTAAGATGTTCACATACCTGGGCTGGAAAGAATCATCCCTGACGATGCATTGCTTCTTTTCAGGCACATGCTTCCAGGTGGCCGGGTCAGCGAGGTCCACCAGGGCTTTAGCGTTGAGGAGGCCAAAGCCGAAGCGGCTGTTGACCATCAGCCCCGCTCCGTTCCTCTTCCAGCCCGGGTTATTGGCCAAAGGATCGAACTCTGAGGTCCAGACCACAATGTGCTGCAGGTCTCTCCAGGTGAGATCCGGACTGAGGGAGGGAAGAAATGACGTTAGATTTGTGAATTGCGTTAAAAAATATCACATGCAGACTGCGAATAGCAGGTGTCCCAGTATTGCTTACTTCTGTTCGAGTGCCAGGGCGAATATTCCAGCAGCCAGGGGGGCAGAGGCCGATGTTCCAGTGTGAGTCTGAGTGCACTCGTTGTGCAGATCAGCACTAGTCTGCAAGCAGGCGAAAtgtaatgtgaaacagaaatcCATGTGTAAAGAACTACCACGATGTGGCATGTAATGCAATGTAACAGGTGTAGCCGCTTACAATCCTCTGGTCGGTGTAGTCTCCACTGCTGTATGCTGTAGCCAGAGTGGAGGAGCACTTCTCAGCGTACCACGGGGACAGGCCCTGCTGGGAGGCACTGCTGATTGAGATAGTGTAGATGCTGTCTGTGTAACCGTCACAGTCACAGTTATCGCCCTGGCGGCCACCGTTACCTGATGCCCAAACAAAGATCGAGCCTTTCCCACCACGGCCCTGCGGAGGACAAGATATAGAAATGAAGAATATAAGGGAAATCATTTTATGGTATTAAAATAGACAAGGATAAAAGAAGGGATAAAATAGACACAAGCCACTGCAAATCTTTGCGAACATACCAATGGCATTTTGTCATAAGAAGCTTTATTCCTAGCGGCTGAACACATTGTCCTTATTGATTCTGTTCTTTGTGATTCCAGTCACAGCTGGAGATCACCACGAGGAACCTCGGGCTGAGATCACACCAGCTGAAT
This window contains:
- the LOC121623558 gene encoding globoside alpha-1,3-N-acetylgalactosaminyltransferase 1-like; the protein is MALFPFCKTPAGAIRVTRIQLVLYCFLLSLIIYFLHGRQGAVGVGSPHPIFQALGMDRGRVMTDMTIVKAAVPKTPPETPWGAPLVWGDSRNSAWRRAKFAQREIRTGLLTLVVGTYAKFIRRFLSSAETHFLPGQMVTYYILTDNPRSLDPPMELGPDRQLKVVPVAELPGWDRLALRRMTLLADAIRSPISGEVEYIFCADIDQEFVAPVGEEILGHLVATLHPELYGMPRNAFPYEVEEVSSACVQEDEGDYYYTSELYGGLVSEMYRLARACSLLILQDQANGVMARGLEESYLNRYLINHRPTCVLSPEYSWWDSALAADVPVQRLVSLGRQCDAEDMQKRDEHKC
- the pcsk1 gene encoding neuroendocrine convertase 1, with protein sequence MEVRCRPAVMCCVFAILCSVVPRSLESSYRDRQYLNEWAVEIPGGLAAAEAIAKELDYQLVRQIGALEDHFLFKHRNHPSRMKRSADHITRRLSEDDRVLWAEQQYEKRRNKRASLRECRDCPVDKLFDDPMWNQQWYLQDTRTSSSLPKLDLHVIPVWQKGITGKGVVITVLDDGLEWNHTDIYSNYDAAASYDFNDNDPDPFPRYDSTNENKHGTRCAGEIAMQADNNKCGVGVAYNSKVGGIRMLDGIVTDAIEASSIGFNPNHVDIYSASWGPNDDGKTVEGPGRLAQKAFEFGIQKGRGGKGSIFVWASGNGGRQGDNCDCDGYTDSIYTISISSASQQGLSPWYAEKCSSTLATAYSSGDYTDQRITSADLHNECTQTHTGTSASAPLAAGIFALALEQNPDLTWRDLQHIVVWTSEFDPLANNPGWKRNGAGLMVNSRFGFGLLNAKALVDLADPATWKHVPEKKQCIVRDDSFQPRELKAAGEITIEIPTKACAGQDNAVRSLEHVQVEASIEYTRRGDLHITLTSPAGTSTVLLAERERDTSSNGFRNWDFMSVHTWGEDPAGTWTLKITDTSGRMENEGRILSWKLILHGTSEKPEHMKKPRVYIPYNAVQNDRRGVEHMDDMMEEPTQAIPPPKTETAPASIPSNPEKEPKKPSNPPYSPSLALLRLLQTAFNRQTPVLQQPQSIARASSAWRKHQSSQSFPPPATRLPPKTLYQALDMINKYRGPENSVYSDYTDGFYSTKPYRHRDDRLLQALFEMIDDESK